Below is a genomic region from Methanobacterium sp..
CCAATTGTTTTACAGGAAGAGAAGGCCTTGAAGATGGAAAATTAATGGCAAAAAAAGTTGCAGCTAAGTTAAATATTAAATTAGAAGATGTGGCTGTTGCATCAACAGGAATTATAGGCAGGAAAATGCCAATGGACATTATTGAGCCGTTAATAAATGAATCGATTGAAACACTTGAAAATTCACCTGAAGCTTCTTTTAAATCAGCTGAAGCGATAATGACCACAGATACTTATCCTAAAGAAATTTCAGTTCAGACCACTTTAGCTGATGGAAAGTTAGTTAAAATTGGAGGTATAATTAAAGGTTCAGGAATGATAGCTCCAAATATGGGCACCATGCTTTGTTTTATCACCACAGATGTTAATACATCAGGAGAGGATTTGAATAAAGCACTGAAAAGAGCTGTTAGTAAATCATTCAACATGGTTGTTGTTGACGGTGATGAAAGCACCAATGATACTGTTATACTCCTGTCTACTGGAAAATCTGGAAAAATAGACGAAAAATTTCAGGACGCACTGGATTTTGTCTGTATAGAACTTGCTAAAATGATGGCCAGGGATGGGGAAGGTGCCACAAAATACATGGAAGTCATGGTAAATGGTGCTGCATCAAAAGAAGATGCAAAAAGAGCTGCTAAGGCAGTGGCCAGTTCTTCACTTGTAAAAACAGCTCTTTTTGGCGCAGACCCCAATTGGGGACGAGTAGCAGCAGCAGCAGGTTATTCAGGAGCCAGGATAGATGAAAAGAAACTGGACATTACATTTGAGTCAGAAAATGAAACAGTTGAAATAGTAAAAAAAGGTTCAGTTATGGCTTCAGAAAAGTCTAAGGAGCTTGAAATTGCAGAAAAGATAATGAAAGAGGATGAAATAAAAATTATTGTAAATTTAAATCTTGGGAAGTATTCAGCCACAGCTTATGGATGTGATTTAAGCTGTGATTATGTGAGGATTAATTCTGAGTATTCAACATAACTGTTTCATTAACCAAAAAACTGACTAAATACTTTTAAGAGCATTGAACATACTATTTTTTAAATCAATGTGATAATTTATATAGGTATAAACTAATCTATATTTAAAACGGCGATAAGATGAAAACAGTTAATATTTTAATTGAAGCACTGCCTTACATTAAGAAATTTCACAAAAAAAAGATTCTGATAAAGTACGGCGGCCACGCTATGATAGATGAATGTGCTATGGAATCTACAGCAAGAGATACGGTTCTTTTAAAGTATGTGGGCATGGAACCAATTGTTGTCCACGGAGGAGGGCCTGAAATTTCAAGAGCAATGAATAAGATTGGTAAAGAGCCTGAATTTATTGAAGGACTCAGAATAACAGATAAAGAAACCATGGATATAGTTAAAATGGTCCTTGTAGGTAAAATAAACACTGAAATTGTCTCAAAAATATGTTTGCACGGCGGAAAAGGAGTTGGACTTTCTGGAAAAGACAGTCG
It encodes:
- the argJ gene encoding bifunctional ornithine acetyltransferase/N-acetylglutamate synthase; its protein translation is MEIIKGGICAVEGVLASGSRKGKYGVTVIFSKESTASAVFTSNRVVAAPVILTKEAVKDCRISAIVANSGNANCFTGREGLEDGKLMAKKVAAKLNIKLEDVAVASTGIIGRKMPMDIIEPLINESIETLENSPEASFKSAEAIMTTDTYPKEISVQTTLADGKLVKIGGIIKGSGMIAPNMGTMLCFITTDVNTSGEDLNKALKRAVSKSFNMVVVDGDESTNDTVILLSTGKSGKIDEKFQDALDFVCIELAKMMARDGEGATKYMEVMVNGAASKEDAKRAAKAVASSSLVKTALFGADPNWGRVAAAAGYSGARIDEKKLDITFESENETVEIVKKGSVMASEKSKELEIAEKIMKEDEIKIIVNLNLGKYSATAYGCDLSCDYVRINSEYST